The Parvibaculaceae bacterium PLY_AMNH_Bact1 genome window below encodes:
- a CDS encoding twin-arginine translocase TatA/TatE family subunit (Derived by automated computational analysis using gene prediction method: Protein Homology. GO_component: GO:0016020 - membrane [Evidence IEA]; GO_process: GO:0043953 - protein transport by the Tat complex [Evidence IEA]), whose product MGQIGPWQIIIVLVLVVLLFGRGKISELMGDVAKGIKSFRSGLSDDEQAAAEQADPKTINAQTAETTAKDKTAAN is encoded by the coding sequence ATGGGACAGATAGGTCCGTGGCAAATCATTATCGTTTTGGTGCTTGTTGTTTTGCTGTTTGGTCGCGGCAAAATCTCCGAGCTTATGGGCGACGTCGCCAAAGGCATTAAAAGCTTCCGCTCTGGCTTGAGCGATGACGAGCAAGCTGCCGCAGAGCAGGCTGATCCGAAGACGATCAATGCGCAAACTGCCGAGACAACCGCAAAAGACAAAACTGCTGCAAACTAG
- the scpB gene encoding SMC-Scp complex subunit ScpB (Derived by automated computational analysis using gene prediction method: Protein Homology. GO_function: GO:0005515 - protein binding [Evidence IEA]; GO_process: GO:0007059 - chromosome segregation [Evidence IEA]), with amino-acid sequence MIEALLFAAAEPLDIDSIAARLPEGADVGALIEDLQKMYAPRGVNLVRLANKWMFRTADDLTFLMEREAVQQRKLSRAAMETLAIIAYHQPVTRAEIEEIRGVSVSKGTLDVLMETGWVRLRGRRKVPGRPVTYGTTEEFMIHFGLENIGDLPGHEELRAAGLLEANLPPDFDVPTPSAEGGDGDGDFSEDEPEQEYGEALDDHLESAGEAEVAEKAG; translated from the coding sequence ATGATTGAGGCGCTGCTGTTTGCGGCCGCTGAACCGCTGGATATTGACAGTATTGCTGCCCGTCTGCCTGAAGGTGCTGACGTCGGCGCTCTCATTGAAGACCTGCAGAAAATGTACGCGCCACGGGGAGTGAACCTGGTTCGTCTGGCGAACAAATGGATGTTCAGGACCGCCGATGATTTGACCTTCTTGATGGAACGTGAGGCTGTTCAACAACGCAAGCTCTCCCGTGCCGCCATGGAGACCCTGGCGATCATTGCCTACCACCAGCCGGTCACACGGGCTGAAATCGAGGAAATCCGCGGCGTCAGTGTTTCCAAGGGCACTCTTGATGTTCTAATGGAAACCGGATGGGTTCGCCTGCGGGGCCGTCGCAAGGTTCCTGGACGTCCGGTGACCTACGGCACAACCGAAGAATTCATGATCCATTTTGGTCTCGAAAATATCGGCGATCTGCCAGGGCACGAGGAACTGCGCGCCGCAGGTCTCCTGGAAGCAAACCTGCCGCCGGACTTCGACGTTCCCACACCTTCTGCTGAAGGCGGCGACGGCGATGGTGATTTCAGCGAGGATGAGCCAGAACAAGAATATGGCGAGGCTCTAGACGATCATCTTGAGAGTGCCGGGGAAGCAGAAGTGGCTGAGAAGGCGGGTTAA
- the surE gene encoding 5'/3'-nucleotidase SurE (Derived by automated computational analysis using gene prediction method: Protein Homology. GO_function: GO:0008252 - nucleotidase activity [Evidence IEA]), whose product MAKHARAKKKLPLEGTRILLTNDDGIHAPGLKVLEKIAKQLSSDIWIVAPESEQSGASHSLTLSQPLRLRKISPRKYAVEGTPTDCVLMAIRHVLIDNPPTLVLSGVNRGQNVADDVTYSGTIAAAMEGTVLGVPSIALSQAFGFDGTQNLHWATAETHGPGIIEELVSVGWQDDVLMNVNFPDVPASNVGGIDITRQGKRDQSLVKIEERIDGMGKPYYWTGFQRIPSNPPKGTDLRSIYDGRISITPLHLNLSHGSAQKKLVQTFSDP is encoded by the coding sequence ATGGCTAAACATGCTCGAGCAAAGAAGAAGCTGCCACTTGAAGGCACGCGCATTCTTCTCACCAATGATGACGGTATTCATGCACCCGGCCTGAAGGTGCTGGAAAAGATCGCCAAACAATTGTCATCGGACATTTGGATCGTTGCGCCTGAGAGCGAGCAGAGTGGGGCGTCTCACTCGCTGACACTCTCGCAACCCCTTCGGCTTCGGAAAATCTCGCCCCGCAAGTATGCGGTGGAGGGAACGCCGACGGATTGTGTGCTGATGGCCATTCGCCATGTGCTGATCGACAACCCACCGACGCTTGTCTTGTCAGGGGTGAACCGGGGACAGAATGTTGCCGATGATGTCACCTATTCCGGTACGATTGCTGCTGCGATGGAAGGGACGGTTCTGGGTGTGCCCTCAATTGCGCTCAGCCAAGCCTTCGGTTTCGACGGAACACAGAATTTGCATTGGGCGACGGCTGAGACTCACGGGCCTGGCATAATTGAGGAACTGGTCTCCGTCGGCTGGCAGGATGATGTCCTGATGAATGTGAATTTTCCCGACGTACCTGCCAGCAATGTGGGCGGCATTGATATCACCCGTCAGGGCAAGCGCGATCAGTCTCTGGTGAAAATCGAAGAGCGGATCGACGGGATGGGAAAACCCTATTATTGGACGGGTTTTCAACGCATCCCCTCAAACCCGCCAAAAGGTACTGATTTGCGGTCTATTTATGACGGACGCATTTCGATAACGCCTCTACATTTGAACCTCAGCCATGGATCAGCTCAAAAGAAGCTTGTTCAGACTTTTTCGGATCCGTGA
- the nagZ gene encoding beta-N-acetylhexosaminidase (Derived by automated computational analysis using gene prediction method: Protein Homology. GO_function: GO:0004553 - hydrolase activity, hydrolyzing O-glycosyl compounds [Evidence IEA]; GO_process: GO:0005975 - carbohydrate metabolic process [Evidence IEA]): MTSSAIYGCLGLTLTEAEKRFFAESDPWGFIIFARNIETPEQVRALTSDLRATVGWNAPILIDQEGGRVARLRPPHWRSYPPARRFGDIYATSASDGLTAARLGAQLIALELRDVGVDIDCLPVLDVPVPGAHDVIGNRAYGEIPEVVSALGEAAMEGALAGGVLPIIKHIPGHGRAGVDSHEKLPIVDTDRETLSTTDFAPFSVLADAPLAMTAHVIYSAIDAENPATTSSTVISEIIRDEIGFSGALMSDDLSMKALGGSFEERTKASLDAGCDLVLHCNGDMDEMKAVAKEARTLSGTSAARADQALTMRTDPERVDLEDLIHRFSSLVSL; encoded by the coding sequence ATGACCTCATCAGCAATCTATGGATGTTTGGGCCTCACGCTCACTGAGGCTGAAAAACGGTTCTTTGCGGAAAGCGATCCCTGGGGCTTCATCATTTTTGCCCGCAATATAGAAACACCGGAGCAGGTGAGAGCGCTTACGAGCGATCTCAGGGCAACAGTTGGCTGGAATGCTCCGATCCTGATTGATCAGGAAGGCGGGAGGGTCGCACGCCTTAGACCCCCACATTGGCGTTCTTATCCGCCGGCCCGTCGATTTGGGGACATCTATGCAACATCTGCGTCTGATGGCCTCACAGCGGCCCGTTTAGGCGCCCAGCTGATTGCTCTGGAGCTCAGAGACGTCGGCGTAGATATCGACTGTCTGCCGGTGCTGGATGTGCCTGTTCCAGGTGCCCATGACGTCATCGGCAATCGCGCTTATGGGGAGATCCCAGAAGTCGTCTCAGCACTTGGTGAAGCGGCCATGGAAGGGGCACTCGCTGGCGGTGTTCTGCCGATTATCAAACATATCCCGGGACACGGTCGAGCCGGGGTTGATAGTCACGAAAAGCTACCGATCGTCGATACCGACCGCGAAACACTTTCTACGACTGATTTTGCACCTTTTTCTGTGCTGGCCGATGCACCGCTCGCCATGACAGCGCATGTGATATACAGCGCCATTGACGCCGAAAATCCAGCGACCACCAGTTCCACTGTGATTTCTGAGATCATCCGCGATGAAATCGGGTTTTCCGGCGCCCTGATGTCCGACGATCTCTCTATGAAGGCCTTGGGTGGCAGTTTTGAGGAGCGGACAAAAGCGTCCCTTGATGCGGGCTGCGACTTGGTTCTGCACTGTAATGGGGACATGGATGAGATGAAGGCTGTTGCCAAAGAGGCCCGAACACTCTCCGGCACCTCGGCGGCACGGGCAGATCAGGCACTTACCATGCGAACAGACCCAGAACGTGTGGATTTAGAAGATCTTATCCACCGTTTTTCATCTCTCGTCTCGCTTTAA
- a CDS encoding ScpA family protein (Derived by automated computational analysis using gene prediction method: Protein Homology.), translating into MTDQDAQIEPTDQQTAAPLPEGEAAAQDNEPAGASGEAFEEGGTRVDVVAQPGGLVVDIDGFEGPLDVLLALARTQKVDLAKIAILPLAEQYLEFINEAKRLELDLAADYLVMASWLAFLKSKLLLPPPEEEEGPSGEEMAARLAFQLRRLEAMRNSAAELMKRKRMGQHVFQRGAPEGIRVTRTSVYTGTLYDLLKAYSEERIRALKPTKITIKKQPVFAIEAARRRLEKMMGMLIDWDRIDALLPEDFATGKERRTALASTFSASLELVRDGHIEVQQGDAFQPIFVRKREVPRENDRDTEPTPDTEEAE; encoded by the coding sequence ATGACTGACCAAGACGCCCAAATTGAGCCCACCGATCAGCAGACTGCTGCCCCCTTACCAGAAGGTGAGGCAGCAGCGCAGGACAACGAACCTGCGGGAGCTTCTGGCGAAGCTTTTGAGGAGGGTGGCACTCGCGTTGACGTCGTCGCACAGCCTGGAGGCTTGGTCGTCGATATTGACGGCTTTGAAGGCCCGCTTGATGTACTGCTTGCTTTGGCTCGGACACAGAAGGTGGATCTTGCCAAGATCGCGATCCTTCCTCTGGCGGAGCAGTATCTTGAATTTATCAATGAAGCCAAACGACTAGAGCTCGACCTTGCAGCTGATTATCTGGTTATGGCGTCCTGGCTTGCCTTCCTTAAATCGAAGCTTCTGCTTCCGCCACCAGAGGAAGAAGAGGGGCCGAGCGGCGAAGAAATGGCCGCGCGTCTGGCCTTCCAGCTGCGTCGTCTAGAAGCGATGCGCAATTCCGCTGCTGAGCTGATGAAACGGAAGCGCATGGGCCAGCATGTGTTCCAGCGCGGCGCGCCAGAGGGTATTCGGGTAACACGTACAAGTGTTTACACAGGAACGCTCTACGACCTTCTGAAGGCCTATTCGGAAGAACGCATTCGCGCGCTGAAGCCCACCAAGATCACGATCAAGAAACAGCCTGTTTTTGCCATCGAGGCCGCCCGACGTCGGCTGGAGAAGATGATGGGCATGTTGATCGATTGGGATCGTATCGACGCTCTCTTGCCTGAGGACTTCGCCACCGGCAAAGAACGACGTACCGCCTTGGCAAGTACATTCAGTGCCTCGCTTGAGCTTGTCCGGGACGGACATATTGAGGTTCAGCAGGGAGACGCGTTTCAGCCCATTTTCGTGCGCAAACGCGAGGTTCCTCGCGAAAATGACCGGGACACTGAGCCCACACCAGACACCGAAGAAGCCGAGTAA
- a CDS encoding SPOR domain-containing protein (Derived by automated computational analysis using gene prediction method: Protein Homology.) codes for MANMGRGSEEHYELDATDEFHTYDATDGGGGGRTLFVLLGLLFAVCLFGGVLYLAYQQGMREGARNAPPVIEADGSPVKVAPDDPGGMEIPNTDKLIYDRMNGEDPAEPGIEQLLPRAEEPMTVEERTPAPKPETADPMPVQPPALDIVPDPEALAAGEGRPDTEGADVVPVPVAPVTRGEAVVPPPTVLPPVAVPETPPAVQPGASGRFVIQIAAFRDQVQAAAGFARLRTAYPDLVSGLTPDVERADLGDRGIYYRLRIGAFETKDAAAALCTRLKGRGQDCIVKER; via the coding sequence ATGGCGAATATGGGTCGCGGCAGCGAAGAGCATTACGAGCTCGACGCGACGGACGAATTTCATACCTATGACGCCACGGATGGTGGCGGAGGCGGACGCACGCTGTTCGTTCTGTTGGGGTTGCTCTTTGCAGTTTGCTTGTTCGGTGGGGTCCTCTACCTGGCCTATCAGCAGGGCATGCGAGAAGGCGCTCGGAATGCGCCACCGGTTATCGAAGCTGATGGATCGCCCGTGAAGGTTGCTCCGGATGACCCCGGCGGTATGGAGATACCCAATACAGACAAGCTGATCTACGACCGCATGAATGGCGAAGACCCGGCCGAGCCCGGTATTGAGCAGCTTTTGCCCCGGGCAGAAGAACCCATGACGGTTGAAGAACGCACGCCAGCTCCCAAGCCAGAAACGGCTGACCCTATGCCGGTTCAGCCTCCTGCGCTTGATATCGTCCCTGATCCTGAGGCGCTGGCTGCGGGCGAAGGTCGACCTGACACAGAGGGCGCTGATGTCGTGCCTGTCCCTGTCGCACCCGTGACGCGGGGGGAAGCGGTGGTGCCACCACCAACCGTGCTGCCGCCTGTTGCAGTGCCGGAAACACCCCCTGCTGTTCAGCCTGGCGCTAGTGGTCGCTTTGTCATCCAGATCGCTGCGTTCCGTGATCAAGTGCAGGCCGCCGCTGGATTTGCGAGACTGCGAACCGCCTATCCGGACCTTGTTTCGGGGCTGACACCTGACGTTGAGCGGGCAGATCTGGGTGACCGCGGGATCTACTACCGCCTACGGATTGGTGCTTTTGAGACGAAAGACGCTGCTGCCGCTCTCTGCACCCGCCTCAAAGGGCGCGGTCAGGATTGCATCGTTAAAGAGCGCTAG
- the tatC gene encoding twin-arginine translocase subunit TatC (Derived by automated computational analysis using gene prediction method: Protein Homology. GO_component: GO:0005886 - plasma membrane [Evidence IEA]; GO_process: GO:0015628 - protein secretion by the type II secretion system [Evidence IEA]), protein MSEQDIDASRAPLLEHLIELRQRLLYSIVAIAVAFGVCFYFADQVFNLLLVPFERAVGDASEVKLIFTAPQEYFFTQLKLALFGALFIAFPVLATQIYMFVAPGLYKNERGAFLPFLLATPILFLLGASLVYFLIMPLALGFFIGMEQTGGEGQAAIELLPRVSEYLGLTMTLIFAFGLCFQLPVLMTLLGRAGLISASQLRKGRKYAVVAVFAVAAILTPPDIISQLGLGIPTLVLYEISILSVALIERRRKKDAEEKEATEGEAAT, encoded by the coding sequence ATGAGCGAACAGGATATTGATGCCTCCCGTGCTCCTTTGCTTGAGCACCTTATTGAGCTGCGCCAGCGGCTTCTTTATTCGATCGTTGCGATTGCGGTTGCCTTTGGTGTCTGCTTTTATTTCGCTGATCAGGTCTTCAATCTTCTGCTGGTCCCGTTTGAACGCGCTGTGGGCGACGCAAGTGAAGTGAAGCTCATCTTCACAGCGCCGCAGGAGTATTTTTTCACACAACTGAAGCTGGCGCTGTTCGGCGCACTTTTTATCGCGTTTCCTGTCCTTGCCACTCAGATCTACATGTTCGTAGCACCAGGGCTGTACAAGAATGAACGTGGCGCCTTTCTCCCGTTCCTACTTGCAACGCCGATCCTGTTTTTATTGGGCGCATCACTGGTCTATTTCCTGATCATGCCCTTAGCGCTCGGTTTTTTTATCGGCATGGAACAGACCGGCGGCGAGGGCCAAGCAGCCATTGAGTTGCTTCCACGGGTCAGCGAATATCTAGGCCTCACTATGACGCTGATCTTTGCATTCGGCCTTTGCTTTCAGCTGCCGGTGCTTATGACATTGCTTGGGCGGGCGGGTCTCATTAGTGCTTCTCAGCTTCGCAAGGGCCGCAAATATGCGGTGGTTGCAGTCTTTGCTGTGGCGGCCATTCTCACACCACCAGACATTATCAGCCAGCTGGGGCTCGGTATTCCAACGCTCGTTCTCTATGAAATTTCCATTCTTTCCGTCGCGCTGATTGAGCGGCGGCGTAAGAAGGACGCGGAGGAGAAGGAAGCGACTGAGGGTGAAGCCGCGACGTGA
- the serS gene encoding serine--tRNA ligase (Derived by automated computational analysis using gene prediction method: Protein Homology. GO_component: GO:0005737 - cytoplasm [Evidence IEA]; GO_function: GO:0004828 - serine-tRNA ligase activity [Evidence IEA]; GO_process: GO:0006434 - seryl-tRNA aminoacylation [Evidence IEA]) — translation MFDIKLIRDDPAAFDAALARRYMDPQSPRILELDAKRREVVAEMQEAQSRRNAASKQIGAAKGKGDDETANALMAEVADLKTKIQEGEEEERKLDAALKDILSSLPNLPHEDVPLGEDEEANVERHKVGEPRQFNFEPKEHFDIGEGLGLMDFETAAKLSGSRFVILRNQLARMERAIGNFMLDLHTTEFGYQEIAPPLLVKDDAMFGTNQLPKFAEDAFHTEDGFWLIPTAEVPLTNTVRESILSEEELPLRLTAYTACFRSEAGSAGRDTRGMIRQHQFSKVELVSITTPDQSADEHERMLSCAEEVLKRLDLPFRTMTLSTGDMGFGARRTYDIEVWLPGQNSYREISSVSVCGDFQARRMNARYRPGGEKGTKFVHTLNGSGLAVGRTMVAILENYQQADGSVAVPDVLQPYLGGLEVITADG, via the coding sequence ATGTTCGATATCAAACTTATCCGCGACGATCCTGCTGCCTTTGATGCAGCCCTTGCCAGGCGTTATATGGACCCACAATCACCGCGCATTCTGGAGCTTGATGCCAAGCGCCGTGAGGTGGTGGCAGAAATGCAAGAGGCGCAGTCACGCCGCAATGCTGCCTCCAAACAGATTGGTGCGGCCAAGGGCAAAGGCGACGACGAGACAGCGAACGCGCTTATGGCAGAGGTTGCCGACCTCAAAACAAAAATCCAGGAGGGCGAGGAAGAGGAGCGCAAACTGGATGCGGCTCTTAAAGACATTCTCTCCAGCCTTCCCAACCTGCCTCATGAAGATGTGCCCCTTGGCGAAGATGAAGAAGCCAATGTGGAACGCCATAAGGTGGGTGAGCCACGCCAGTTCAACTTTGAACCGAAAGAGCATTTCGACATTGGTGAGGGGCTCGGCCTCATGGATTTCGAAACAGCCGCGAAGCTATCAGGCTCCCGGTTTGTGATCCTGCGCAATCAACTTGCGCGGATGGAGCGGGCCATCGGCAATTTCATGCTCGACCTGCACACAACAGAGTTTGGCTATCAGGAGATAGCGCCGCCTTTGCTTGTCAAAGACGATGCCATGTTCGGCACAAATCAGCTGCCAAAATTTGCTGAAGACGCTTTTCACACAGAGGATGGCTTTTGGCTGATCCCGACGGCGGAGGTGCCCCTCACCAATACGGTTCGCGAAAGCATCCTGTCAGAAGAAGAGCTGCCTCTTCGCCTGACTGCCTACACTGCCTGCTTCCGCTCTGAGGCGGGATCTGCCGGTCGGGACACGCGAGGTATGATCCGGCAGCATCAATTCTCTAAGGTGGAGTTGGTGAGCATCACTACCCCGGATCAATCCGCAGATGAGCATGAGCGCATGCTGTCTTGCGCAGAAGAAGTTCTGAAACGCCTCGACCTGCCATTCCGCACCATGACTCTCTCAACAGGCGACATGGGATTTGGCGCACGACGGACCTACGACATTGAGGTGTGGTTGCCCGGTCAAAATTCTTATCGCGAAATTTCAAGTGTGTCCGTCTGCGGCGATTTCCAGGCGCGGCGGATGAATGCGCGCTACCGGCCAGGCGGGGAGAAGGGCACCAAGTTCGTTCATACACTGAATGGATCTGGGCTTGCGGTCGGACGAACCATGGTTGCCATTCTCGAGAACTACCAGCAGGCCGATGGCAGCGTTGCTGTTCCAGACGTGCTGCAACCTTACCTCGGTGGGCTCGAGGTCATTACAGCAGATGGCTAA
- a CDS encoding class I SAM-dependent methyltransferase (Derived by automated computational analysis using gene prediction method: Protein Homology.) gives MSDPFDAKTLSYYSQEAERYLASRPDNVSRHLHSFLERLAPGARILELGCGAGRDAGAMIAAGFHVDPTDGVAEIAAIAAERLHRDVRVMRFDELDADETYEAIWANASLHHVPRDQLPSVLQSVFQALKPGGIHFANFKRGTSDTRDARDRHYSHLTLQSLRELYASSVDWEVVSSLEYEGGGAYEGSNAAWVAITVRKPR, from the coding sequence GTGAGCGATCCGTTTGACGCGAAAACGCTCAGCTATTATTCGCAGGAAGCTGAGCGCTACCTCGCGTCACGGCCGGACAATGTCAGCCGCCACCTCCATAGTTTTCTTGAACGGCTTGCGCCAGGTGCTCGTATCCTCGAGCTCGGCTGTGGGGCGGGCCGCGATGCTGGGGCAATGATTGCCGCGGGCTTTCACGTCGATCCGACAGATGGGGTTGCTGAGATTGCCGCTATTGCTGCCGAGCGACTTCATCGTGATGTTCGCGTTATGCGGTTCGATGAACTGGATGCGGATGAGACCTATGAGGCGATTTGGGCGAATGCCAGCCTGCATCACGTCCCACGGGACCAGCTTCCGTCAGTTCTTCAGTCTGTTTTCCAGGCCCTAAAGCCTGGTGGCATACATTTCGCGAACTTTAAGCGGGGAACATCGGATACTAGAGATGCCAGGGACCGCCACTATTCTCATCTAACGCTTCAGAGTCTGCGCGAGCTGTATGCAAGCTCAGTTGACTGGGAAGTTGTGTCGTCCCTTGAGTATGAAGGCGGTGGTGCCTATGAGGGCAGCAATGCAGCTTGGGTCGCCATTACCGTTCGCAAGCCACGCTAG
- a CDS encoding protein-L-isoaspartate(D-aspartate) O-methyltransferase (Derived by automated computational analysis using gene prediction method: Protein Homology. GO_function: GO:0004719 - protein-L-isoaspartate (D-aspartate) O-methyltransferase activity [Evidence IEA]; GO_process: GO:0036211 - protein modification process [Evidence IEA]), whose amino-acid sequence MTAGGKSESSEAAEELEAGKIRLVMALRRQGIRDGRVLSAIERVPRETFVTGSFVEQAYDDHALPIECGQTISQPYVVAYMTEKLEVGERMKVLEVGTGSGYQAAVLAQLCRRVYTIERYRTLLNDAVKRFEILGFHNITAQVGDGGKGWPEQAPFDRIIVTAAAPEIPLELANQLKVGGIMVVPVDVDGGQGGQKLVRLTREEDGANVEELLPVRFVPLVEGVARES is encoded by the coding sequence ATGACGGCTGGGGGCAAATCAGAGAGTTCAGAGGCTGCTGAAGAGCTGGAAGCTGGCAAAATCCGGCTGGTTATGGCGCTGCGGCGTCAGGGCATCCGGGATGGACGGGTTTTGTCTGCGATTGAGCGGGTTCCCAGAGAAACATTTGTCACCGGATCCTTCGTTGAGCAGGCCTATGATGACCATGCTTTGCCCATAGAATGCGGTCAAACCATCTCGCAGCCTTACGTTGTGGCCTACATGACGGAGAAATTGGAAGTCGGCGAGCGCATGAAAGTGCTCGAAGTTGGGACCGGATCCGGCTATCAGGCAGCCGTTTTGGCCCAATTATGTCGGCGCGTTTACACAATTGAGCGATATCGGACACTTTTAAACGACGCTGTTAAGCGTTTCGAAATTCTTGGTTTCCACAATATTACCGCGCAGGTTGGTGATGGCGGCAAAGGATGGCCCGAACAGGCTCCTTTTGACCGGATTATTGTCACTGCGGCGGCGCCTGAAATACCACTCGAATTGGCTAACCAATTGAAAGTAGGTGGTATTATGGTGGTGCCGGTAGACGTTGATGGCGGACAAGGAGGCCAAAAGCTTGTCCGGCTGACGCGTGAAGAAGACGGTGCAAACGTGGAAGAACTTCTTCCCGTGCGATTCGTTCCGCTTGTTGAGGGGGTCGCACGCGAAAGCTGA
- the tatB gene encoding Sec-independent protein translocase protein TatB (Derived by automated computational analysis using gene prediction method: Protein Homology. GO_process: GO:0015031 - protein transport [Evidence IEA]; GO_process: GO:0015628 - protein secretion by the type II secretion system [Evidence IEA]) produces MFDIGWTELLFLGVLAILVVGPKDLPRMMRTIGQYTAKIRGAAREFQRSFDEMARESELDELRKQIADVKANNPISQVKDAIKHPLDSVGKALDDAGKPLSGLPDEMVEDAAEAAAIAQEPLPDEEPEAPKSEAPKTDVARDAAQ; encoded by the coding sequence ATGTTCGACATTGGTTGGACTGAACTTCTATTCCTTGGCGTGCTGGCCATTCTTGTGGTTGGCCCGAAAGACCTGCCGCGCATGATGCGGACCATCGGTCAATACACAGCCAAGATCCGTGGTGCCGCGCGCGAGTTTCAGCGCAGTTTCGACGAAATGGCCCGCGAGAGCGAACTGGACGAACTGCGCAAGCAGATAGCTGACGTAAAGGCTAATAATCCGATTTCCCAGGTAAAAGACGCGATCAAACACCCGTTGGATTCTGTGGGGAAGGCGTTGGATGATGCTGGCAAGCCACTTTCGGGGCTTCCAGATGAAATGGTCGAAGATGCAGCAGAAGCGGCAGCCATCGCTCAAGAACCGTTGCCGGATGAAGAGCCTGAGGCGCCCAAATCCGAGGCCCCCAAGACCGATGTTGCCCGGGATGCTGCCCAATGA